A region of the Chryseobacterium gotjawalense genome:
ATACTGTTTTTACTTTCGCTGCTGCCGTATCTTCCGCATTACGATAAATTGCAGTTTTATATTTTTGAAGTGTTGATGCAGAATATCTTGCCGGCCCGTATGCAAAGCGATGTTACGGGATATATTCAAAATTTTATTATCCCGAATATAAAAAATATCAGCAATATGACGATTGTGTTTGCAATGGTTTTTGCGGTAAATGGAACGCATTCTTTGATTAACGGTTTTAATTTCAATACCAATTTACAACGGGGTCTTGTTAAAGAATATCTGGTGGCTTTCGTTATAACCATCGCATTTATTCTGCTGATTATTGCTTCTCTGTTGGGAATCTATTACAGTGAAGTAGTTCTGAAATTATTTACACCCGAAATTAACATTTCCTGGTTGGTCGATAATATGTCGAAGATCATTGGATTTATTTCGTTCCCGATTTTCTATTTTATTTTATTGGCGCTTTTTTACTGGGTGGGTTGTTTGAAGATTACCACTTTTAAACAAGCTGTTCCCGGTGCGATTTTAACCACAGTTTTATTTGTGCTGGTGACCTATTTCTTTGCCATTTATGTGAGAAATTTTTCGAGGTACAATGTTCTTTACGGTTCTATCGGAACAATTATTTTGGTAATGGTTTGGGTGAATATCAATATCATTTTAATTTTATTGGGAAATGAATTGAATATCGCCATTAAAAGAGTTCGTGTCGAAAAAATGATTGCTGAAGAAATGGCTTCCGGCGAATTGCAGTTTGATAAAGATCTGCTTTCTGAAACCGAGGATATTATTGAAGACCATCATCATATTACAACGGATAAATGATTTATCAGTTCCGTTAAATTTTTGGATGTTACAGCAATAAGAAAATTTTCCTGTTCACAGATAAAAAGAAACCGTTAGCCTTCTGTTTCTTCCAGATTTTCCTTCTTTTTCCCAATATACTTTAACAAAGAAAAACCTGCGAATCCCGAAATTGCAGAAGCGACCAAAATGGCAAATTTGGCTTCATCCTGAATTTCAGGATGTCCTTTGAAGGAAAGTAAACCAATAAAAATAGACATGGTAAAACCAATTCCTGCCAGAAGTCCCGCGCCCAACATTTGAGACCAGGAACTTTTGTCGGGCAAACTGCTGATTTTTAATTTAATGAAAATCCAGGAAAACAAGTTGATTCCGATGATTTTACCGATGATTAATCCAAAGATAATTCCGTAGCCAAAGTTGCTGAAAAGTCCGTCCACCATTCCGTCTTTAAAAGTGATATTCGTATTGGCCAAAGCAAAAATCGGCATGATCAGAAAGTTGACGGGCAAATGTAATTTCTGCTCTAATTTTTCTAAAGGTGAAATTTCAGTGGTAGAAGTATTGGTCGGAATGGTGAAGGCCAAAAGCACGCCTGCAATCGTCGCATGAATCCCCGAATGGTGCATGAAATACCAAAGAAATAAACCCGGAATAATATAGAAAATATGTTTCTTGAATTTAAAGAAATTCAGCAGGATTAATATTACGACCATTGCTGCGCTTAATCCCAGATAATCCCAGTGAAGTTGGTCGGTATAGAAGATAGCGATCACCATAATTGCACCTAAATCATCTACAATTGCCAGAGCAGCCAAGAATATTTTTAAAGAAAGCGGTGCCCGTTTCCCAAGCATCGAAATAATGGCGAGAGAAAACGCAATGTCTGTTGCCATCGGGATTGCCCAGCCATTTGCATATTCGGTGCCGTGGTTGAAAAAGTAATAAATTAAAGCGGGAACAATCATTCCGCCGATTGCCGCGATAATGGGTAATGAAGCAGACTTAAAGGTTGAAAGTTCACCTTCTACGATTTCCCGTTTGATTTCTAAACCGACGAGCAAAAAGAAAATTGCCATCAAACCGTCATTTATCCAGATGCTCAGCGGATAATTAAGATGAAAAATTTCAGTTCCGATGTGGGTATCCAGTAAATTTTGAAATGAAACTCCGAGTGAAGAATTCGCGATAAAGAGTGATATTAAAACACAAAGGATTAAGAGTATTCCTGAAGATTGTGAACTGTGAAGAAATTTTTTAAAATATTCGGTAATGAGCATAGGATTTATTTAGTGGTGTTTTTTACATTCGTTTTACACGGGAAACACCATTAATATTTTTGAGTTGTTTGAAAGTTTCGTCCAGCTGGCTTCGGTTTCTCACTTCCAGATTAATGCTGCCTAAAAAGACGCCGTTATTAGATTCAATAGACATGCTTTTCATGTCCATATTCATGTTGTTGCTGATGACTGCTGTAATATCGTTGATCATTCCCATGCGGTCGAGGCCTTCAATTTCAATTTTTATTCTGTTTTTGAAACTTTCCTCATTGACCCATTTTGCCGGTAAAACCCGATAGTCATATTGGGCACGAAGGTTTATCGCATTGGGACAGTTGTCATTATGAACTTTAATTCCTTCAGAAATAGTAATGAATCCGAAAATTCTGTCGCCCGGAATTACGGTACAGCATTTCGCATACGAATAATTCATTTTCTGCTCATCTTTTCCGAAAACAATCATGTCAAGATTGGTTTCCGGCGTTTCGGTGAAGAGCTCGTTTTTGGTTGGCGATTTGCGGAAACGTTGTAGAATATTACTGAAAATTCCTTTTCCTTCGGTATATTTTTTAATGTCACCGATGTCTAAATCACCATTTTGAAATTTGAGAAATAATTCCTGAGAACTTTTTAACTCAAAGAATTTCTGCATTTTATTTATTTCCTCATCATTGAAATTAAGTTTTGCGTGGCGCATTTTTCTTTGCAGGATTTCTTTTCCTTCTTCCACTAAACCATTATTTTCAGAATTCAGAATAGCTTTTATCTTTGATTTGGCTTTCGAAGTGACTACAAAATCCAGCCAGTCTACTTTGGGTTTTTGGTTTTGTGAGGAAAGGATATCAACCTGGTCGCCATTTAATAAAACATAGGAAATAGGCACTAATTTACCGTTTACTTTCGCGCCAAGACATTTTGTTCCTAAATCCGAATGCACTGAAAATGCAAAATCTAAAGCAGTAGAGCCAATCGGCAGCGTTTTTATTTCCCCTTTTGGGGTAAAGACAAATACTTCTTTTGAATATAAATTAAGCTTAATGTCATCTAAGAGTTCTGTCGTACTCATCGACTGCTGATTTTCCAGCACTTCACGGATTTCTCTTACCCAACGTTCAAAGTTTTTTTCATCAGAACTTTGTTGGTAACCTTCCTTGTATTTGTAGTGAGCTGCGACGCCTTTTTCAGCGATATCATCCATCCGTTCGGACCGGATTTGAACTTCAATCCATTTTTTATCAGGGCCTAAAATGGTAAGATGCAGACTTTCATAACCGGTAGAACGCGGCTGAGAAATCCAGTCCCGCATTCGCTGAGGATTACTGTGATAAAGGTCTGTAACGATAGAATAGATTTTCCAGGCGAGAAATTTTTCGTTCTTAGCATCGGATTTATAAATAATTCTGATGGCATAATTATCAAAAACCTCATCGAAAGACACTCCCTGTTTGAGCATTTTACGGTAAATAGAAGAAATTGCTTTTGCTCTTCCTTTAATTGAAACATTTAGATTTTCATCTTCTAATTGTTCCGATACCTCTTTTTTAAATTCTTCGATGTATTTCTCGCGGCTTTCTTTCGCCAGTTCTAATTTCGAAGAAATGTCAAAATAGACTTCCGGATTATTAAATTTTAAAGAAAGGTCTTCTAATTCTGATTTGATGTTATACAGACCGAGCCGGTGGGCAAGCGGTGCATAAATATAAATTGTTTCCGAGGCAATTTTTTTCTGCTTCTCCGGCGTCATACTTTCCAGGGTCCGCATATTGTGCAGTCGGTCTGCAATTTTAATTAAAATCACCCTGAAATCTTCGGAAAGAGTGAGCAAAAGCTTACGGTAATTCTCTGATTGTATCGAAATATTCTGGTGATTCATGACCGCGATCTTGGTCAGTCCGTTGACAATATCTGCAATTTTTTTTCCAAATATTTTTTTGAGGTCGTCGTAAGTATAGTCGGAGTCTTCGATCACATCGTGCAGAAGTGCACACGCAATCGATGTGGCACCCATCCCAATCTCGTTGGCCACAATTTTTGCTACCTCAATCGGGTGATAGATATAAGGTTCACCTGTTTTTCTGCGCTGGTCTTTATGGGCATCTAAAGCAATATCGAACGCTTTCCGGATGAGTTTGTTCTGTTCCTCATCCAGCTTGCGGTACGTATTGGTAATTAAATCTTTATACCTTGCGAGAATTTCTTTATTTTCCTGTTCTAAATCGTAAACCATTTATAAAAGCCAATTAGGACACGAAAGTAAGAAAAAAAAGTCCAAATAGGTGGACAAAACCCAAAAAATGTATTAATAGAAACTGGTTTTCTGAATGAAACTCTGATCGCTGAAAGGGCATATTCATCGCGATTGTAAGAAAATCCGTGTCAGCGTATTTAAACCGATAAAAATATATTGAAGCTAATAAAAGCTAGGATTGAAAGTAATTAAATCCATAAGAGAGAATTTTTTTTTTAACATAGGAGACAAATGAGTTTTAGAAAATAAAGAACCCTTCAAATTTTGAAAGGTTCCTGGTTAATTATATTAAAGAGTTTTTGATATTAGGGTTATATGTAATTTATGAAAAACTCCCAGGTTTTTGTTATTATAATAGATCCGTAAAAAAACCGCTTCTAAAATACAACGAAATTAGGATTCTGGGGAATTTCCAAAATTGACTTCAGCATTGATCCCTTCCGATTGACCCCTGTAATTAAGGCTCGGGGAATTGAATATCTCTGCTTTGGCACGTAATGCCACTATTTTTTTTAAATAATCTAAAGATTTTGCATCGCTAAATTTTATGTTCTCAAAATAATTTTGATGAATGCAGTTGTTTCTTGAAAAGACTTCCTTTACCTTTTCGGTTTCTTCCGGATCCTTTACTTTTACACTGACCACCAAACTGTCGTCTTCAAGTTCGGTTTTGTCTTTAAAAAAATATTGCCATATAGAGGTTTTTATTTTTTTATGAATGTTCTCTTCATGCAAATATAGAATGTAATCCTGATTCTGAATACCTGCATTTTCTAAGTCCTGGCCAATTTGGTGAGACTGACTTTGGCTTTCAAATAAGCCTGTGATAATTGATGCCATTATTCTAAATTTTAAATTTACACTACAAAGTTTACGTATTTAATGCGAAAAATGCAAGTAAAAACAATAGTTATTATGTATTAATTGAAAATAGAAGGATATATTGTTAATATATTTAACTTTTAAAAAATATTAATTCTTTATATTTGAGCACAAAAAAGTAAAAAATGAAGAAGCTGATCCCTTTTGTTCTATTGATTTCCCAGTTTTTTTTCACACAGAATGTCGCACATAATTTAGATGCTGCAACCAGGAAATTATTAGCTTCTGCCTCTGCATATTCCTCAATTGTTTCCATGTATGTGGCGGACGAAGGCGGCAATTTGGTGTATGAAAAAAATGGCAATGCGGGCCTTTCCAGTGCTTCTACGCAAAAGATATTTACGGCCGCTGCAGCTTTAGAAACTTTAGGCAAAGATTTTCAGTTTGTCACCAGAGCCTATTATTCCGGGACTCTTTCGTCAGGCTTTTTGGCGGGCGATCTTTTCGTGACATCAACAGGTGATCCCACTTTGGGAAGTTGGAGGTATGATGGATATAAACCCGAAAATTTTAAACAAAAATTAATTCAGTCTTTAAGGGGAAAAGGGATTTCTAAAATTTCCGGTAATTTGATTATTGACGATTCCTATTTTGACTTTCTCACGACTCCCGGTGGTTGGCCCTGGAACGACCTGGGGAATTATTACGGTGCAGGAGTTTGGGGAATCAACTGGCGCGAAAATCAGTTCGATATGCAGATGCTCGGCGGCGAAATCAAAAAATTAAATGTCGATTTGCCCAATGTGAAATGGGTGAATGATATTGAAACAAACGGAAATTCTGATCAATGCCTGATTTATACGGCGCCCCATTCTGAGGTAGCTTATATCAATGGAGTGTTGCCAGTGAAAGGGATTACGGTTTCCGGAGCAACTCCAAATCCACCTTTAACTTTAGGACAGGAAATAAAAAATTGGCTGAAAGAATCCGGAATTGAATTTAATGGAAAAGTGACTTCTACCTCACAGCAAAGAATTGATGGTGAGAAAACAGCTGCCGTTCCGGCGAATAATCTTTTGCTCGAATATAAGTCGCCGACTTTAGATCAAATTATCTTTTGGTTTATGCGGAAAAGCATCAATTTTTATGGGGAAACTTTAATTAAAACTTTAGGAAAAGAAAAGAATAATGAGGGAAGTTTTGATGCAGGAATTTCCTACCTGAAAGATTTCTGGAAATCAAAAGGAATTAATCCGGCCATGATCAATTTTGCAGACGGAAGTGGACTTTCTCCCCAAAACTACGTTTCGGCAAAAGCAGAAGTGCAGTCGTTGCTTTACAGCAAAAAACAACCTTGGTTTAATGAATTTTACGATGGATTTCCGACCCAGGGAAATGGGATGAAATTGAAAAGTGGAACCATGAAAGACACCAAATCATTTGCCGGCTACCATACTTCGAAAAACGGAAAAAAATATGTTTTCGCAATCATTATTAATAATTATCAGGGCGGCAATGTTGGCGATGCATTATTGCAAGTGCTGAACGTTTTAAAATAGTTGTATTTTCGTACGATGAAGAGACGCGGGATTTTTTCCAAACTTAATAACTGGATTATTTATATATTGCTTACATCGGCTGTTGCAGGTGTAGTAGCGGCTTCTGTTGTTCTGATTAATTATTTGCGGAAAGAGGAAATCAAAAGGATTGAACTTTTTGCGACCACGATCAAATATCAGCAGAATGAAATCATCGAAGATCCCATGACTTTGGATTTGATTCTGCAGATTAACAAAACCAATAATACAATTCCTGTAATTGTTACCGATAAAAATAAGAAGCCCCTGGGTCTTGATTTTCAGAGAAATATCCCCGAAGCAATTCAGAATGATCCTCAGAAAATGCAGGCTTTGGTGAATAAAATGGCCAGTTCGTACAAGCCCATTGAACTGCAGATGCCGGATGGAAATAACCAATATGTCTATTACACCAATTCCAATTTATTAAATAATTTGAGGTATTCACCCTATATTTTAGGTCTGCTTATTTTGGCTTATATTTTCTTTTCTTTCTGGTTTCTGCGGACAATCAAAAAAACCGATGAAGGTTATGTTTGGGCAGGTTTGGCAAAGGAAACTGCGCATCAGATCGGAACACCGCTTTCATCAATGATCGGTTGGATTGAAATTCTCCGCATGGAAAATGAAAACAGCGAAGGCGTAAAAGAAATCGAAAATGACATCAACAGATTGAAAACGATTTCTGAAAGGTTTTCGAAAATCGGTTCTGTTCCCGAGCTTAATGATTTGAATATCAATGAAACCATACAACAGAATTACGATTATCTGAAATCAAGAATTTCGCGGAAAGTAAGTTTTATGCTGATCTTGCCAAAAGAACAGATCCTGATTCCGCACAGCAGAATTCTGCTGAGCTGGGTGATTGAAAATATTGTAAAAAATGCGGTAGATGCGATGAGAGGAGAGGGGCGTCTGGAAATCGAACTCTACGAAAAAAGTAAAAACATTGTCATCGATATCAAAGATTCCGGCTCGGGAATGACAAGAACCCAAGCAAGAAATGCTTTCAAAGCAGGTTATTCCACAAAAAAAAGAGGATGGGGACTGGGTTTGTCTTTAGCAAAAAGAGTCATCAAGGAATACCACCGTGGCGATATCAAAATTGCACAAACTGAACTCGGCGTGGGAACAATTTTCAGAATTACCATGAGAAATTCTTAGTTTTTGTTTGTTTTACCAAAAGAAAAAAATGCCGTTTCCAGAAGAAGCGGCATTTTTTATTTTATAAAACGGGGTGTATTTTTTATACCGTTTATTTTTGCTGAGAATAATAAATGTAATAGTTCTCATCTAATTTTACCGGATCTCCAGACGCTAATGTCACCGTTTGCCAATTTTCAGTCGGATTGATTTCCTGGTTACCGTTAATTCTGAGCGGCAATTTTAAATCCTTTACAATCTGCGTATAGCGGTATTTTAAAGTATTTCCGGTTTGTGAATATTCTAAAGTCGGAATTTTGGTCGTTCTTAGATATTGATCAAAAACAGTAGAAAAATCAATCCCGGATTTTTTAGAAATATAATCTTCTACCTGTTTTGTGGTAACGGTTTGATGGTAGAAATCTTTATTCAAACCACGCAGAATTTGTCTGAACTTTTCATCGTTATTAATGACTTGGCGAATCGTATGAATCATGTTGGCACCTTTGTAATACATATCGCTGCTTCCTGATTTTGCAACGCCGTAAGGACCAATAATTGGCCCGTCATTTCTAATGTTTTTACGGATTCCGACTAAGTATTTTTCAGCCGCTGCTTTGCCCATAAAATCCTCCACAAACAAGGTTTCAGAATAATTGGTGAAACCCTCATGAATCCACATATCTGCCTTGTCTTTTGCGGTGATATTATTGGCAAACCATTCGTGTCCGCTTTCATGAATGATGATGAAATCCCAGTTTAAACCAACTCCGGTTCCTGATAAGTCACGACCTAAATAACCGTTTTCGTAATTGTTTCCATATCCTACGCCACTTTGATGTTCCATCCCGAGATAGGGCGTTTCTATCAGTTTATAAGAATCTTCGTAGAAAGGATATGGACCGAACCAGTGTTCGAAGGCTTTCATCATCGGTTTAACCTGTTGAAACTGTTTTTGGGCTTTCTCCAGATTATAGTCCAAAACCCAGTAATCCAAATCAAGTGCACCTTTTTCGCCGGCATAAGTTTCTTTAAAATTGACGTATTTCCCAACATTAGGAACGATAGAATAAAGATTGATTGGATTTTTAACTTCCCACGTATAAACCTTTTTATCTTTTTCAGATTTTTGGGCAATCAATCTTCCATTTCCTACACCAACCAAATCTTTGGGGGTAATGATTTTCATAATCATGCCGTTATCAGGTTCATCACTCCAGAGATCTTTCGAGGGCAACCAAACCGAAGCGCCGATTCCTTCCTGAGCCACAGACATCCACGGATTTCCCTGGGCATCTTTCTTGAAAACCCAGCCACCGTCCCAAGGCGCATTTTTGGCCACAACAGGATTTCCGGAAAATTGAATGGTGAAAGAATGCGTTTCGCCTTTTTTATAATTTTTCTTCGCCGTGATGAAAATAAAATCGCCTTCTCTTTTTGAAGAATATGATTTGGTGTCAGAACCGATGATTTTGTAATTCATCGGCTGCTGTAAATCGATTTGAAATACAGGGTTTTTAACGTCTTTTAAAATTTCAAAAGTTATTTTGTTCGTACCGGAAACCGACTGATCTGCGAACTTTGGTTCCACAGAAATTTCATATTTTTTGACATCCCAGAAATTCCTGAATTCGGTGTTAGAGCCTTTTAGCGAATCTTGTTTTGTGAATTGCTGTGCAGAAAAAACTGCAGAAGTGAAAATAAGAAGGGCAAGAGTTTTTTTCATTTTTAAAGAAATAAGTGGAACAAATATAATTATTATTTTGTTCGGGGAATCTTTGGAACGTTATGTGTAAGTAAAATTCAGTATTTTTGAAAAAATTTATTGAATGAAGATTAGAATTATTTCCACCGTTTTTGCTTTAGTTTTTCTTGTTTCCTGTAATAAAGACAAGGAAATTCTCAATACTTTAAATGACTATAATCTTTCGATGGAAAGCAAAGGTTATCATTTTGGGGATCATTTAGAGCTACCGAAAGAGGTGACCGATAATGCGGAAAGTATCTCGATTAGTTTTGGTGACAAAGAAACCTCAAAGCTGGTAGTTGATCCCGCATATTTTACTTTAGGAGATAATCAGGTTACTTTTAATATCAAGAAAAAAGGCGGTGAGATTTTAAATCAAGATGCGACTATTAACGTTTTTGCGAAAAACCCAGCAGCAAAATTAACCTACGAAATCGTAAAAGAATATCCTCACGACCCGAAAAGTTTTACCCAAGGTTTTCAAATTGACGGCAACACTATTTATGAATCTGATGGACAGTTAGGAGAATCCAGAATTTGGAAATATACCCTTGGAACAACTACTCCGATTGCGCAAACAACTCAAGCCGATGATGTTTTTTCCGAAGGTTGTGCGATTGTTGGTGACAAAATTTATCAATTGACTTGGAGAAATAAAAAAGGATTTGTTTACGACAAAAACTCTTTGAAAGAGTTGAGCGAATTTCCTTATCCAAATGTGATGGGTGAAGGTTGGGGTTTAACTTATGACGGTAAAGACTTAATTGCTTCTGATGGAACAAAAAATATTTATTTCCTCAGCGTTTCTGACCCGTCGAAAATGGTTCGTTACATTTCGGTCGCAGGAAATACCGAAGCGTATGACCAACTCAATGAACTGGAATATCATAACGGATTCATCTATGCAAATGTTTGGCACAAAGACGTCATTTTAAAAATAAATCCAAAGAATGGGGAAGTGGTTGGAACAATTGATTTTACAGATATTGCCAAGCAATATACCGATATTGATAGCGAAAATACTTTAAACGGAATCGCATTTAAAGGAGATAATATGTTGATTACCGGAAAATTATGGTCGAAAATTTACGAGGTTTCAATCAAATAATTAAATGCTGAAAGTTTTTAAAATATTGATTCTATTTTTATTTTGTTCACTTTCTGCGCAGAAAATTCTTCCTTTTGATACGTTAAGATTAGCAACAGCCAAAGATCTTTTCGCAGATGATTACGGTAATATTTATCTCTACAAAAACCAAGATTTCAGCTTTACAAAATACGATTCTCTGGGAAATCAGAAAGCGAAACTGATGCTGACTTTGCCGTTCCGGATTCAGTCGGTGCAGAATCCTTTAAACATTCCCTCATTTTCTGAAAATGCTCAGGAATTAAAGTTTTTTGACCAAAATTTAAATCAGATTCAAACCATTAATTTCCGGCAGAAATTCGGATTTATCAAAACTGCTTATGTAGAAGATCTGCAGCAGGTGTGGCTTTTGGATGAAAGTACGAAACGATTAATTCAGTACAATTTCCGGGATGACCGTATCATCAATACCTTTTCATTTAATCTTAATTTTGAAAATATCATCGATCTTTTAATTTTCGAAAAAAAGGTTTATTTCTTACATGACGATCATTTGTCGGTTTATAATTTCAAATCAGAAAAAACAGCTGATTTTGCGCTGGAAAATGGCCGGAAACTTCGCCGTGAAAATGACCGGATATTTATTATTTCCAAAACTGCCATCCATAAAATAGAGGAGCACGCTTTGAAAACTGTTTTTAAGGCTGACAATTCGCAAATTGTGGATAAAAACTCTGCTTCTTATTTTGTTATCAAAGGGAACAAACTTTATCTTTACCCCCTCGAAAAAGACTTTGGAATTAAATAACAACTATCTTTTAATAAAGAAAATTTAGAATTAATTTATGGTCTTTTTCGAAAAATAAATTACTGATTCATTAAATAAAATTTAGAAATGCACATTGCTGTTACAGGAAATATCGGCGCGGGAAAAACGACTTTAACCACTATGTTATCAAAACATTACGGTTGGGAAGCGCAATTTGAAGATGTAGATCATAATCCTTATTTGGAGGATTTTTATGCCGATATGAGCAAATGGAGTTTTGCCTTACAAATTTATTTTTTGGGAAGTAGATTCCGCCAGGTGAAAGAAATTCGGGATAGCGGAAAAAGCGTCATTCAGGACCGTACGATTTATGAAGATGCACACATTTTTGCTGAAAATCTAAATGACATGGAACTGTTGACTGACCGTGATTTCGCCAATTATTCCTCTGTTTTTCATCTGATGAAAAGTTTTGTTTCGGCACCTGATCTGTTGATTTATTTAAAGTCCGATGTGCCCAATCTGGTGAAGAAAATTTACAAAAGAGGACGTGATTATGAAGCGTCAATTTCTATCGAATATCTTTCGAAACTGAACCAGAAATATGAAAGTTGGATTTCTGAATACAGCGAAGGGAAACTATTGGTCATCGAAGTAGATGATTTGGACTTTGTGGAAAGACCTGAAGATTTTGGTTTAATTCTGCAAAGAATAGAAACCGAATTGCACGGATTGTTTTAGATTTTTTTATTAGGGGAAAATGAAGAGCCATAATTTGATGCGCTGTAACCAAGTCCGTAATATTTGCTGTAACCTTTTAATTTAAAGAAAATGATTAAAATTCTTCATAATAATTCCTGTTCGAAAAGTCGCGGTATTTTAGAATATCTGGATGAAAACGGGATTCCTTTTGAAATTATTGATATCATCAATCAGCCGCTGAGCGAAACGGAGCTGCGGACTGTTTTGAAGAAACTTCATTGTCCGGTAAAGGATTTGGTGAGAACAAATGAGAAGTTACATAAGGAACAGTTTAAAGACAGGAATTTATCGGATGAAGATTTAATCCAGATGTTAGTGAAAAATCCGGAGTTGATTCAAAGACCGGTAATCATTAAAGGTTCCGTCGCAATGATCGGCCGTCCCATCGAAAATGTAAAACTTTTTATTGAAAAATAATTAAATTAACGTTTTGAAAGCATCGTCGAGATGTGAATATTTAAAATCAAATCCCTGCGATTTGATTTTTTTGTTATCCGCCCGGGTGCCTTCTAAAATAATCGAACTCATTTCTCCTAAAACTGTTTTCAGTATAAAAGACGGAACATTCAAAGGAAGAAAAAACTTATCCGAAGCTTTTGCCAGTTTTTTCATGAAGTCTTTATTTGTTAAGGTTTCATCAGCGACTGCATTGTATTTTCCATTGATTGCAGAATTTTCAACAGCGGTTACATACATATTGACCAGATCATCGATATGAATCCAGTTCATCCATTGTTTACCGGATCCCACTGCAGAACCCATATTTAAATCGATTGTTTTTTTCAGCATGGGAAATGCTCCTCCTTCTTTTGATAAAACCATGGCCGTTCGCAAACAAACAATTCTATCTGAAATTTCAGAAAATTGGTCTGCAGCTTTTTCCCAATCTTCACAAAGTTTTGCGAGAAAATCTGTTTTTACAATTCCGGAATCTTCAGTTAAAATACGGTCAGAATTAAACGTTCCGTAATAATTAATTCCCGAGGCAGAAATGAATGATTTTAAGTGGATTCCCTTTTTCCGGCAATAATCAAACAGCAGGTTGGCAGAATCAATTCTGCTGGAATGCATTTCTTTTTTATAACTGTCGGTCCATCTTTCGCTGATGTTTGCGCCCGCCAGATGAATGATGCAATCTAAATTTTCAAAAGCCTTTTCGTCGATTTTTTTTTCAGCCACGTTCCAGTAGAATTCATTTTTTGCATTACTTTTTGAGCGGCTTAGAATTCTTACAGAATGTTGATGTTCTTCCAGCTTTTTGACTAATTCATTTCCGACCAGTCCTGTCCCGCCTGTAATTAGAATATTCATATGCATTAATTAAAGGGACATAACTCCTTCGATTTCGCCCACTTTTTTATAAACGGAAATTACATGTTCAGCATCCAGCACAAAAGCCGTAATAGTGAGTGAGGTATATTTTGCGTTTTTGCTGTCCCGCGTTGTCAGTGTAAATTTCAAATCATCAAACACACGGTAAATTTCTGTGATTTTTCTTTCTTCATTTAAAACAATGAATTTGAACTGATAATCTTCGGGGAAATAGTGAGTGGCTTCCAGTTTTTCTTTTAAAGAACTGTAAAAATCTTCGGAGCTTTTATGATCTTGGTTTTCAATAATATTAGCCATTTTATATTTGTTTTAGTTAAAAAAAATCCGGCCTAAACC
Encoded here:
- a CDS encoding DUF493 family protein, whose translation is MANIIENQDHKSSEDFYSSLKEKLEATHYFPEDYQFKFIVLNEERKITEIYRVFDDLKFTLTTRDSKNAKYTSLTITAFVLDAEHVISVYKKVGEIEGVMSL